AAACTTTCAAGTAAAACGACAATTCTTCCGCGTTCATGTGCCTCTACGCTTTCAGATACAAGTGTAGAAGCAACTGGGAGTTCCCCGCCAAGCCCCATACCAATGAAAAAACGCAAAATAAGAAATGCGCCTACTGTTGTTGTTAAAGCCGTCAAACCACTACCGATCGAAAAAAGCAATAAAGTGATAACAAAGACTGATTTTCGTCCCCTTTTATCCGCCATTATTCCAAATAAAAGGGCTCCTACTGCCATACCGATAGAATTTATGCTACCAATCCAACCTATCTCCTGGCTTGTTAATCCCCACTCTTTTTGTAAAGATACAATGACAAATGAAAGCATTCCGACATCCATTGCATCAAATAGCCATCCAAGCCCCGCTATTCCGAGAAGCTTTCGCTTTGAAATTTCTTTTGCCTTCCCCACTAGAAGTCCTCCTAACACAGGTGTCTTTACACATAATTTTACACATGTGTACTGCATAAGTAAAACAAATTTATTCTGCCATTTTAGCGATAGTAAGACTCCCCTCAAAAATTCGACTGAAAACAAAGAAGTTAAGCGGGAGTATAGTTGCTTGTAAAAGTTCGACTCATGAATATAGAGAGGCCTTACTAATTAACGCTTTACTTTATCATTCCCTTAGATTTATCCTTTCATTACTTACGTCATAAATGGATGGTAGTCGACTCTACCGTGTTCATATGTATAAAAAAAAGCAGCGAGACCTCGCTACTTCTTCGAACGCATTACTTCCTTTAAAAACTCTGCCAATACAAGCTGACGGCGCCAACGAGTTGGATTACTACATAAACGATAGAACCACTCTAAGTGAATGGCTTGGATCCATTTTGGTGCGCGCTTTACCTCACCAGCCCAAACATCAAAACTTCCACCTACACCGACTGCCATCTTTGCTTGTAATCGATTTTTATTATTTTGAATGAAATTTTCTTGTCTTGGGAATCCAAGTGCAACAAGTAGTAGATCTGGTTTTGCTTCTTGAATACGCGAAATAATATTCTCTTCTTCTTCAGGCTTAAAGTAGCCATCCTGCAAACCAACAATGTTTATAGCCGAATATGTTTTCTTTAAGTAATCGGCAGCGCCTTTCACAACATGCGGCTTTGCACCTAACAAGAACACGGATACAGATTTCTTTTCTTTTGAAAGTTCTCCAAATAAATGATTCATTAAATCAAAGCCTGCTACTCGTTCTTGAAGCGGTGTCCCTAACATAGCGCTTGCTTTTACAACACCAATGCCATCTGGTGTAATTACATCTGCTTGTAAAAGTGTTTTTTGGAAACTTGAATCTTTTTTTGCGCACATGACAATTTCAGGATTTGCTGTTACAACTTGAAATGTATGAGCTTGTTCAACTTCCAACTGTTTCATAAGGTATTGTACAGTTTCTTCCATCGTCATTGTAGAGAAAGGAACACCTAAAATATCAACTGTTTGTACTGCCATAATTACAATCCTCTCTATTATTCAAGGTTATTTCGCTATTAATTGTTTATATGTTTCTTTCGTATCCTCATATAACTTGTTCAGTGAGAAATTTGCTGCAGCATGCTCGTAAATCCGTTTTCCCATTACAGCTAGTTCACCTGTTTTCCATTTTTCATACGCTTGTTCTAAAGCATTCGCCAAAGCTTTCCCATCACCTACTGGAACAACCCATCCATATGTGTCATCTACGATTAACGGTTCAATTTCACCAGCTCTTGTTACAATAGATGGTACACGTTGATTTGCTGCTTCTAATAGAACTAACGGAAACCCTTCACTATGAGATGTTAATAAGTTAATATGAGCCGATGCAAATAACTGTTTCACATCTTGACGATGCCCTAAAAATTGAACCTTATCGTCAATTCCTTTTTCTTTCGCTAAAGCCTTTAAGTCTTCCTCTAATGGACCATCGCCTACTAATAACACCTTAATTTTAGTCAATGAAGTATTATTTAATGCATCAAATAATACTTCATGCCCTTTAACTGGATGGAGGCGCGCAACTTGAATGGCCGTAAATACATCTTCTTCAATATGAAACTTTTCTTTTTTATCATAACCTTGCGCTTTTTCTTTATCATATTCAATTCCATTATAAATAACACGCATCTTTTCACTAGAAATTCCCAATTGTTCCAAACTCTTTTTCAAACGATTTGTTACAACAAAGAATAAATCTATATCCTTTAAAGCCTTTAAGTTTAATTTCGTAAAAATCCATCCTTTTAAACCTTGCTTTGTAAAGTCTTGAAACGGATCACTATGAATGGTTGTCACCCATTTTGCAGCAATTCTTTTTTTCATAAGAGAAACGTAAAAGTTTGCTCTAGGACCATGTGTATGGACAATATCAAATTGTTCCTCATTAATGAATCTACTTATATTTTTTAAAATAGATAAATCGTAGCGAGATTTCTGTGAGAACACATGAACTTTGATTCCTATCTCCCTTGCTTCCCTCGCAACAATCCCGTCTTCAAATACTGCCAGTTCTACTTCATCGGTTGGGAACTGATCGAGAAGTGAAATAATATGTGTCTTTCCTCCCCCGTCTTCTGCTCCTGCATTCATATGCAATATCCTCATTCTTTTTTCCTCCTTTAAATCCTCGCCACATTTCTATCTACCTTTTATTTTACTGTACTAAAAAATAAAAGCTAACAAAAGTTAGCTTTTATTTTTATCATTCAATTTCTAAATCTACAATGAGGTAAGCTAACACCACTATAAAGTAAATTCCAACCCCTGGTGCTGTCAAAATATGTCCCGCAATATATGCAATACCTAAAGCTAAAGCTAAACTTGTTGCAAGCATTCCATATTTTATATTAACGATGTCTTTAAATCTTGTCATCATACGGAATAAGATTCTAAATCCATAGTAAATGAATGGAATCATCATTAACAAAAAGCCGATGATTCCAAAATCATAAAACCAATCATGGAAGTCCATTTCAATTAACTTTGGATCTGGTTGTTTTTGTTCGTTGTATTTAAAATTACCTGCATAACCCATTCCTAATAACTTTTGTGACATTGGAGCTTCTTTAAAGAATTGCTGATGTCTTTCCGCATATACTTGACGTCCACTGAATATGAGGTTCTCTTGATTTTCCTTTTGCTGTTCTTTCTGAAGTTCCTTTTTAACTTCTTCTTCAACTTTCTCTATTTCTTTCCCTTTTTCCTTGTTCCGTTGCTGTTCTTTTAATTTTTCTTTAATTTCTTTTTCCTTTTGTTGTTGTTGTGCCGCATTTTGCTCTGCTAAATAGTTATTATGAATACCCATGTTTTGTGCTAAAGGTGTCTTCTTAAACGTTCCAATCACACCTGCTAATAAAACAATAGCAATAATACTATTAAGCAATAGTGCCTTTTTGTTTGGATTTCTTCTATCAAATAATACTTGAAGGAGAAGAATGATAATAGCTGCTGCCAATGTTGCACCAATTGAACCCATACCTACTTTTGTACCAACTTGAATTAAAGAATAAATCATCAATAGCGACGGAATCCAATATAAAATACTCGTAATCCCTTTTGTCTTCTGAACAGAATATAATACTACAATCGGGAAGATGATCGCTAAAATAGATCCTAACTCATTTCCAGCATAAAACCATCCACGAGAACCAACTTTCATCCATTGATAACTGCCAAAGTCTGTAGATGTTGCAATAGAAACAACCATAACAATATTGATAATTAATGTAGAATACATAATGTTATCCCTAACTTTTTCACCAATATTTGTAAGTTTCTTCAATGATTTTAAAGCTAAAATGTATGAAGACAGCATAATATACACATACAATGCTTTTGCAAAGAATTTAACTTCTTCGCCCATTATAATCGGATTCTTATTTAGCTTATTATTTATAAAACCTAGGCACAATACTAAACCTAGTACTACTAGATAAATCAAAAACTTTCTATTCTCTTTTTCTTTTGCCTGCAATAAAATATAAATACCACAAACAGTCATAACAAGAAATCTTGCCATTACTCCGAATGTTGTATTTATTTTTAATACGATAATACTAAGCGAAGTTAATAAATCTAAAACAGGTTGTAAAATAATAAAAAAAAGCAAAAATTGCTCAAACCTAATCCTAGTTTGATTTGTCAACATTCTTAGACCTCCATAAAAATCATTACATTATCATGTAGACATTATTTATTCCATTTAAATACACCTAGCAATTATAACATAACTCATATTTAAATTGAGAAATATTTTTATCCTAGCTCCAATCCCTACTTCTCTCCATTGGGATAAAAAACCTCCTTCCTTCTTCTTGTAATAATAATAAACACTATCGATATACTACTAATTTCCAGTTTTAACTATAATATAAAATAAGATTTATGAAAAATCTATTTATTTACATTTATTGAAGTACACCTATTTAAAACACCTATAAAACGATTCATTTTATGTCATATTTCCTTCATCTATGCATCCATTCCTCTTCCAATATATATCTTCTTTTTATGACATTTTCAAACGCTTTCTTTATGTATTTCATACGTTTTTTGACATGTAACGAAAAGTAATTGTTATTTCGATAACTTTAGTGTATATTTTTTCTCTGGAATATCTTTAGGAGGAAGGGATTTAAGCCATGTTATTAATCGATATCTTTACGTTTCTTGGTATTATCGCCGCTGCTATTTCTGGTACATTAGTTGGTTTAAAGAAAGATCTAGATTTTTTTGGTGTCCTTTGTTTAGCTGTAGCTACTGCACTTGGTGGCGGAATTATCCGTGATATTTTGATTGGTAACCTACCTCCCGTTGCATTTATAAAACCAATTTACTTTTTTGTGAGTGTATTATCTGCACTCTTTACTTGTATGTTTTTCGAGCGTATTAACAAATTACAAGTTGTGATTATGCTTTCTGATGCGGTTGGCTTAGGCGTTTTCACTGCAATCGGTGCTAATGCGGCAATGTTACATCATGTTGATGCTCCCTTTTTAGTTGTGTCAATGGGTGTGATTACAGGTATTGGCGGAGGGATTATGCGTGATATTTGTGCACAAGACATCCCTTATGTATTTCGCAAAGAAATTTACGCCATTGCTTCCATCCTCGGTGCAATTAGCTTCTTGATTACATATGGGCTAGGTGCACACGTATTAGCTTTCTATGTTTGTTTACTCGTAACATTCATCATACGCGTAGTCACAGTTATATATAATGTACATTTCCCCGTTTTCTTTAAAACACATGCGAAAATAACTAAAGGTCATTAAGAGAATTTCAAAAGAAGTTCTCTTATTTTATTATATTCGATATTAATATAGAGTAATATTAGAGAAATGGTTATAATGAAACAAGAATACAAAATGAAAACGTTTTATATAACAGGGGGAAAGAGCAATGTTTGGGGCTTTCAAAAAAAAGGATTCACATAGCAGTACAAGTATTATCGAATTAAGTCGACATCAAAAAATAACCTTCCATGTGACAAATTCTGAATTAAAGACGCAGATGGATATGCTTCATATTACGAAAGAAGACCTACAAGTTGTGAAAGTATTACAACCTTTTATTTACGAGCAACTAGAATGGATAACAGATAAATTTTATAGCAATATTACAAAGCAGCCACGCTTAACTGAAATCATTGAACGCTATAGTTCCGTAACAAAATTAAAGCAAACTTTAATGCAACATATTAAGGAGTTATTTGGTGGTAATATCGATGAAGAGTTTATAGAACGTCGTATTCGAATTGCTAAAAAACATGTCAAAATTGGATTACATAGAAAATGGTATACAGCTGCCTATCAAGAACTATTCCGTTCTGTTATGAAAATCTTAAAAGAAAACATTTCAACGATAGATGATTTCTCTTATTCTCTAAATGTAATAAATAAATTGTTCACACTCGAACAAGAACTTGTTATTGCAGCTTATGAATCGGAATATGAAAAGATTCAAAAAGAACATGAGAAAGAAAAAGAAATCACTGCAATGACGATTAAACATATTGCCATGGAACTTGCAGCCATTTCCGAAAAAAATAGTGCCTCTATTCATCAATTAACGACTCAATCGGAAAAGATTGTTGAACTCGCCAAAACAGGTACAGAGTTAGCAATAACCTCTGAAGAAAAGGCAAATAAGGGCAAAAACCAGCTGGACACCCAAAATAAGCGAATGGAAAGTATTCAATCTAATATGGAAACAATTATTACAGACACAAGGGAACTTCTTGACATTTCTAAAAAAATTAATGAAATCATCGATATTGTAAAATCAATTGCTGAACAAACAAACTTGCTTGCATTAAATGCAGCCATTGAATCTGCACGTGCGGGAGAGTTTGGCAAAGGATTTGCGGTTGTGGCAGATGAAATTCGTAAATTATCTGAACAAACGAAGGAATCTATCACAAATGTTACAAAGCTAGTTGAGAAAACAAATAAGCAAATCATACATGTTTCCTCATCTGTGGAACAAATTAGCTCCCTTGTATCTGAGGGAACAGCTAGCATGCATGAAACGGATCATTATTTCCAAGAAATTGTTCATGATATGTCAAATTCAAAAGAACAAAACAAAGAAATTGAAAATGAACTAAAAGTTATATCTCAGGTTATGAAGAGGATTCAAGACGATTCTTCGCAAATGGCTTTAACTGCCGAGAATTTGCAAATGGAATTAACTAGGTAATATTCATTGGAGTTCTCTTCCCTACTGATAAAAAAATTTCATTCCACCTACTCCGAATCTTAAATGTGGAGTCTTACCATCCGAAAATAACGAAAAAAAACAACATAAAATAATAGAATTTAGAAAAATAGCCTTCCACTCTCCCCTTTTTGGTTAGATGGAGGGCTATTTTTTTCATATTTTGACAAGTTGTGATGAGGTAAGCCTGCCTTTGGACAGACTTCACCTGTAAGTGAAGTTGTCCTTTTTAGAGTACTAGTATCATAATATCCAAATTTTAGATATTAATTACAGATATTTCAAAGTTTTTTTTGCACCAGCCCCCTTTTTTGCATTCATCTTTTAATTAGAGGAATGCTTTTTAAGTACATAATAAAAAAAGAAGAAAAACTGTCACAAAATCTGTTTTTCTGGTTTCTATATAATACAGGCATCAAATTGAAAGTGAGGTTTTAACTAACATGTTAACCATAGAAAAAAAAGAAAGTCATGCTTCTGATATGACCTTCGAAGACATATTTAAACAATACTATGTTTACGCTGTGAAACAGATCCTATGGATTGTTAAAAATCAACCTATCGCTGAAGAGTTAGCACAAGAAGTATTTTTACAATTATATCATAGTGATTGGAAAGCAATTGAAAACATACCTGGATGGTTGATTAAATCTTCTACTTATGCAGCTTATAACCATCTACGATCCGAAAAAAGACATCAAGCAAAGATTAATAAAGAAATACAATACCATGACGTGCAAAATGTTTCATCATTAGACGATGATTGGATAAGAAAAGAAGAAATTACAAAAGTCCAAATGATATTAAATAAAATGAATGATCGAGAACGAACTCTTTTACTAATGAAATTCTCTGGTTTTCAATATAAAGAAATAGCAGCAATACTTCAAATTGAAATATCTTCTATTGGAACATTATTAGTCCGAGCTAAAATGAAATTTCGCAAGATTTATAAACAAATGGAGGAGGCATAACAAATGAAATGTAATGATATCGGATTTATTCAAACATATATTGATGGAGAACTTTCTCATGATACAAGAAAAGAATTCACAAAACACCTAGATACATGTGAAGCATGTCAGGATTTATTAGTAGAAATTAGTAAATTAAACCAATGGGAGAATGTAATGCTAGATGAAGAATCGGCATATTCACCACAAGAACTCAAAATTGATGTAGAACAAGCATGGAAAACATTTGAAAATCGTTCAAAACTAGACAATGTTTCTAATATAAATCATAAAAAACAACAGAAAAAGGGGCTATTTACAAACATAAATAAAAAATCAAAACGTTTCATTTACACAGCAGTAGCTTCAATAGGACTTTTTACAACGGCAATGATTCCACAAATACAAGTGGCGGCTACAAATGTTGCCTCATATTTTTCTGATGCAGTTACAAATGATAAGGTTGTAAATGAAGGAATAAAAGATGAAAATGGTGTCACACAAGATATGATGAAGAATGGCAAATATATTCCTATGGATGAAAAAATTACAGATCAAGGTATTACAGTACATTTCAAAGAGTTATATATCGCGGATTCACGTATATCAATCCATTATAGAATGGAAAAAGCGGATGGAAGTTTAGTACCATTTGAATTTGAGACACCCTTTATCCAAGGTTCAGATGATTTCCTTCCTTTTGACCTTATCATAGCAGGTAAAAAATTGGAACATTTAGGCGTTCGTGATAATGATAAACCAGAAGGTGTTATTACATTTGTTGCAAGCCCTGAAGAAAAAGACGCTTTTAAACAACCCCTTACATTAGATGTAAATATAAATAAAATTGGAAAAGTAGCTGGATCTTGGAAAGGTGAGTTTCAACTTGATAATTCACATTAAAAAAATAAAACCAATTAACATGAAAAAAAGAATAGCACAGCATGTATCTAATACTCAGTTTATATGTTTTCTTGTTTTTCTTACATTCATTTCTTATATAGTGTTTACTCTATCTTCCATATTGTAGGACAGCCCATTTCAGTTTGTCGACAAAAGGGGTTCGGAATGTTCTCATTCCGAACCCCTTTTGTGATTTTATAAGAACTTTTCTTCATAGTAATGAGAGTTGTGCTCTACTAGCCCTATAATTTAGGCTGTCTTCTTCAAATTCATGGAAGCGAAAGTAAGCATCGCCTGCATTGACAATTTCTTAAGTCCCCTTAACGTTGTCCAACGCATGCCATGCTTTTCTTTTGCATCTGCGAATACATATTCAGTTATTTCTTTGCGTTTCACTTTATTTTTTAAAAAAGATTTTTTGACAATAGAAATAACTCATATAAGCTCCAAGGCTTTGTACAATAAATAACCCAGGTAGTATTAAATTTTCATATACGGTATTAGAATGAAAAAGTTTCATCCCAATATATCCAACAATAAGCAATATAAATAGCATGTATCCCTCATTTTTCTGCTTTCTAATCATCAAATGCAGGAGAGCAATTGCTGTAAATAAGGTAATAACG
The window above is part of the Bacillus cytotoxicus NVH 391-98 genome. Proteins encoded here:
- a CDS encoding WecB/TagA/CpsF family glycosyltransferase, with protein sequence MAVQTVDILGVPFSTMTMEETVQYLMKQLEVEQAHTFQVVTANPEIVMCAKKDSSFQKTLLQADVITPDGIGVVKASAMLGTPLQERVAGFDLMNHLFGELSKEKKSVSVFLLGAKPHVVKGAADYLKKTYSAINIVGLQDGYFKPEEEENIISRIQEAKPDLLLVALGFPRQENFIQNNKNRLQAKMAVGVGGSFDVWAGEVKRAPKWIQAIHLEWFYRLCSNPTRWRRQLVLAEFLKEVMRSKK
- a CDS encoding glycosyltransferase, encoding MRILHMNAGAEDGGGKTHIISLLDQFPTDEVELAVFEDGIVAREAREIGIKVHVFSQKSRYDLSILKNISRFINEEQFDIVHTHGPRANFYVSLMKKRIAAKWVTTIHSDPFQDFTKQGLKGWIFTKLNLKALKDIDLFFVVTNRLKKSLEQLGISSEKMRVIYNGIEYDKEKAQGYDKKEKFHIEEDVFTAIQVARLHPVKGHEVLFDALNNTSLTKIKVLLVGDGPLEEDLKALAKEKGIDDKVQFLGHRQDVKQLFASAHINLLTSHSEGFPLVLLEAANQRVPSIVTRAGEIEPLIVDDTYGWVVPVGDGKALANALEQAYEKWKTGELAVMGKRIYEHAAANFSLNKLYEDTKETYKQLIAK
- a CDS encoding O-antigen ligase family protein, which produces MLTNQTRIRFEQFLLFFIILQPVLDLLTSLSIIVLKINTTFGVMARFLVMTVCGIYILLQAKEKENRKFLIYLVVLGLVLCLGFINNKLNKNPIIMGEEVKFFAKALYVYIMLSSYILALKSLKKLTNIGEKVRDNIMYSTLIINIVMVVSIATSTDFGSYQWMKVGSRGWFYAGNELGSILAIIFPIVVLYSVQKTKGITSILYWIPSLLMIYSLIQVGTKVGMGSIGATLAAAIIILLLQVLFDRRNPNKKALLLNSIIAIVLLAGVIGTFKKTPLAQNMGIHNNYLAEQNAAQQQQKEKEIKEKLKEQQRNKEKGKEIEKVEEEVKKELQKEQQKENQENLIFSGRQVYAERHQQFFKEAPMSQKLLGMGYAGNFKYNEQKQPDPKLIEMDFHDWFYDFGIIGFLLMMIPFIYYGFRILFRMMTRFKDIVNIKYGMLATSLALALGIAYIAGHILTAPGVGIYFIVVLAYLIVDLEIE
- a CDS encoding trimeric intracellular cation channel family protein — translated: MLLIDIFTFLGIIAAAISGTLVGLKKDLDFFGVLCLAVATALGGGIIRDILIGNLPPVAFIKPIYFFVSVLSALFTCMFFERINKLQVVIMLSDAVGLGVFTAIGANAAMLHHVDAPFLVVSMGVITGIGGGIMRDICAQDIPYVFRKEIYAIASILGAISFLITYGLGAHVLAFYVCLLVTFIIRVVTVIYNVHFPVFFKTHAKITKGH
- a CDS encoding methyl-accepting chemotaxis protein, translating into MNKLFTLEQELVIAAYESEYEKIQKEHEKEKEITAMTIKHIAMELAAISEKNSASIHQLTTQSEKIVELAKTGTELAITSEEKANKGKNQLDTQNKRMESIQSNMETIITDTRELLDISKKINEIIDIVKSIAEQTNLLALNAAIESARAGEFGKGFAVVADEIRKLSEQTKESITNVTKLVEKTNKQIIHVSSSVEQISSLVSEGTASMHETDHYFQEIVHDMSNSKEQNKEIENELKVISQVMKRIQDDSSQMALTAENLQMELTR
- a CDS encoding RNA polymerase sigma factor SigX; this translates as MLTIEKKESHASDMTFEDIFKQYYVYAVKQILWIVKNQPIAEELAQEVFLQLYHSDWKAIENIPGWLIKSSTYAAYNHLRSEKRHQAKINKEIQYHDVQNVSSLDDDWIRKEEITKVQMILNKMNDRERTLLLMKFSGFQYKEIAAILQIEISSIGTLLVRAKMKFRKIYKQMEEA
- a CDS encoding DUF4179 domain-containing protein encodes the protein MKCNDIGFIQTYIDGELSHDTRKEFTKHLDTCEACQDLLVEISKLNQWENVMLDEESAYSPQELKIDVEQAWKTFENRSKLDNVSNINHKKQQKKGLFTNINKKSKRFIYTAVASIGLFTTAMIPQIQVAATNVASYFSDAVTNDKVVNEGIKDENGVTQDMMKNGKYIPMDEKITDQGITVHFKELYIADSRISIHYRMEKADGSLVPFEFETPFIQGSDDFLPFDLIIAGKKLEHLGVRDNDKPEGVITFVASPEEKDAFKQPLTLDVNINKIGKVAGSWKGEFQLDNSH